A stretch of DNA from Actinomycetes bacterium:
GGGCCCGCTGGCGCCTCGTCATCGCTGTGCTCGTTGGCTGTCATGCGCGCTCCGCAGCTTCCACCACATTCACCAACAGCATGGCCCGAGTCATCGGCCCCGCCCCGCCGGGCATCGGTGCCAGCCAACCGGCCCGCTCGCGGACCTCCGGTGCAACGTCACCCACCAGTC
This window harbors:
- a CDS encoding bifunctional methylenetetrahydrofolate dehydrogenase/methenyltetrahydrofolate cyclohydrolase; amino-acid sequence: LVGDVAPEVRERAGWLAPMPGGAGPMTRAMLLVNVVEAAERA